The segment CCTCTAATTGTACGTGATTTGAGATTGTAATTTCAATTTGGACTATGTTGAAGTTCCAATTTTTCCACAAAAGCCATGACTTTGACTTCCAGGGTTTCAAAAAGGACGTCCGATTTTCTCGTACCCTCCCCCCCGCTCCCGCGTAGTGAACCTATCCTAAATGCACCACCGGTCACATCCGGTTAAGCTCGGTAGGTAGATTTCAACTAAAGtcaaaacgaaaaaaaaaatgaatttaaattttgaatttgaaatgcaTGCAAAAATATAGAGATAAAAAACAAGGTTATAACTATCTATCTATGCCaagaaaatcattataattgcCATATTCACTCGCGTATAAATTTATAGGCACAGATTATATCCGTTATCATATAGTAGTTAGATgtctaatatttacaattttcggATTAGAAATTGAGGGTATCCGTCACTAATTTCGGTTTGTTCCCATTGGGTCACACCGCGATTTGTAACACTGAGCTACTTACTCATCGGGAGAAAGAAATCTCTCTTTTCTCCCGATGTGTAACACTGTTAcgagtaaaattttaaatacacgaTAGGAAGAGACCcctgattttaaataaatacgtttttttttgataTCCCAAAAACACATTctctgtaaattatttatataaataatttggcatgttatatttatttattgattgattgttgTTATTCTGGGACCAGacatgtaataatttaaataacaatttgtagattttgtatgacgaaataaaatattcttatgattaaaatagtattaCCTGAATTAATTGCACGATGAAACACCTTCCTAATAAAATGTGAATGTTATGTTTGTAAATTcaacaagttaaataaatttatttttctgtgacTAACGTCAGTACGTTAGCAGTTGTATGGCATACAGTTGTGccacaaataattttttgacttATTGTATGTGcaattacctatattaaataattactttttatacattgttaAATTGGTAGTAATTGTTATAAGGAAAGGATCCTATATACTGccattattatatatcagTGCTATGTATGTAGATagaatgataaattaaagtttttatttgtaatgctTTTTTGTACCTATGGTGGTATTTGACTCTTAAATCTTGTCTCCTCTTAAAATAACCCTAAAGACGTAAAATGTGCTACCATAACTGACAACAATGATAATTCTGAGTATAATCAAATTGATAAgcatttaaaatcattttaactACTCTATACTCTCATATAGTTTTAAAGCTGACTGTACTTCTGGCATAAAGTGggttttttgttaaatacaGAATTGTGTAATacttctttaaaaaaacaaaaatcttgcAACCCCAACCGGCGATATAAGTAAAGATACTAGGCCAACGCATACACTAGAGCTATCgccacatttttattaatttaattgataacgaaaactaaaaacataCCACAGGAGATTATGCTAAACTAGTTACAATAGTTATATAGGCACAATTTAcgttttttagtaaattgaGATAACTATTTTTCTATGGaaaactttgtaataaaatcaagtAATCTATTAAGTGATTGTGCTAACAAAGGATTTTAagcggtatttttttaaagttttcgttaatagttaaaaatttgatgatggcgctagtgagcagtgagagtttttttttgttaaaaaatacaataatctaTTAGTTTCAGATAAGGATGAAATAATATTGCCAAATATAaccaatacatttatttaacgaACTGATCtagaattattaaatgtaaaatgtttcgTACATACAaaagtataacaaataatGATTACTAAAGACATAATTAATTGTAGAAAGTGAAcacttacattacataaatataatcacaTTTTAATGCGTACGTCTATCATGTCCATAGACAACAAACGAAAAAGTTATCCATGtaccaaaaattaaattattgaagcAGGAACGCTACATTCACATTTTGCAACTTTATCACGAAAATTATTATGACCTTatgacaaaatgtattaatataaaatgtaccgtctgtcaaaatcaataattcagTACACATATTGTACATTTATTAacagtaattattaatatgtttatttttttcacctGTTAAATAACTCTGCAATGGAAAGGTTATTTTGGGTCACAATTATTTGCAACAGGtacatactaaaaataaatggttgGAAGATAAATCACACTAAAAggatagtttaaaatttaattcatactTTGCTTATAACACTAGATATTTACAAAGAagcgtatatatatatagtatgtatatagttatCTTTTACTATCAATTTATGGCTCGTCATACATACATGGATCTGAATCAATATAGATTATACATAAGCAAAATATAAGAAGACACGCGCGACACGAAGAAAAGCCtttaatacctatattgtCACAGTATTTGTGCTAGTATGGGCAgttgaaaatcaaaattcgCCGCTAGAGGCGCTAGTGTTGCGTTAGGTTAGTTACGCACATGCACACAACacaaacgtaaaaaaatgttagcgGTCGCGAAATCTCTCCGCGTTAGGCCTCATTTTagcatatttacaaaaagaaaacgttatttttcaatgtttgCCCACTTTGCGGCAAGATGTGTAATATATCGGCAAAGCTCTTGTTTTTTTGTGTACTAATTAACTGcgtcaatattatattatgcagTATGCATAGTTTATTGAGGAAAGTCGTTACAGTAAATTTTCTATGCAGTTTTGTATTTCGACAATGATGTCGGCATGTAAAATACTGgagaaatgttattttggCATCAATTACTATCTACCTATCCTTAACTATTAATTCTAAAGATACATCGAGACGcaacaataaatatagtaatttcatAGCTAAGCTAAGGATTTTGTTCACTTTAAAACAGATataagctaaataaaaatgattcttGACTGCgtattttcgtatttattttcgggataaatcAGTACTTAGTGTCGAATGTTTtactaaacattttaatattcgtATTAAGATTACTAATATCAACGAAAATTCGCAGTCCCATgacttcaaattaaataactaattatatttttttattccatacaATTCCAACACATTTACATCTTTGGTTCAATACCTAGTAAGGGTTGGTCACGCTGAACACAATATAGTCCTCAAACTTCGTCTGACCTGAGATTAAATCCTACAAAGTGAAAGTCTAAAATGGTAACACACTTTATAATTTCGCAATCAAGGTAACGCTCAGCATTTACAGGAACACGTAGTAaacaccaataaaaaaaaaagcattttatGACACTAGGACGAATTAACTCGACACTTTGTATTGGTTACTAGATGGTCCTTCGGGCCGGATGACCGAAGCCGCTCTTTAATACAACACTGTTTttggatttgtttttttcagcGTACTGCGACGCCATTAATGGTGACGACGGCATTCGGTCCCGTCGGTTCTGGTTCGTAAGCTGAGTCAGTGTCGCTCCTTCTCCCGTACTCGGTGTTGTCTGTGATCCTCTCGCTGTAAGGCGAGTCGTACACATTATCCGTGACGTGATCGTAAATGTGTCGTCCGTTTGTGTCGTGAAGCGTGGCGTAACTCATGACGGCCGCGTTTTGATCCTCTTTCCTTTCAGCGCCCTCTATGTTTTCCGTATTTTTCACTGGGGTCGCTTTGCGACTGGAACAAATGcatcttaattattatatagtctATAACGATGCCAGTAGGAAGTAATGAATAACAGCGACAAATCAATTTCACGTCCTAAAGCATCTTTCAGAATGGTACACAATGTATTTCTCCGTACGAGCAcatttgtatggaaaatttcaaattgcTTTGACTAGATAAATCGTATAATAATCAACCATGTGTCCTTACCCATTACTTAATATTAGGATTAGCGTGATAGAAACGAATGCCCTGAGGTTAGGTCAGGTAGGCCCCGAATATGAAAGTGATACTTACAGCCTCAAGTAAACAACTCCAAGAAGCAGCAGTAAGAAAAGCACGATCCCGCACCCCACGCCCACGCTGAGTGGTAACGTTCCGTTTTCAGCAGCCTCATTGCTGACGAGTTCGCAGCTGGGCTCGTCTCCGGACCATCGGCCGTCGTCCAGACACTTCCTGAGGAAGGGACCGACGCGCTGGAACGCCGGCAGACAGTGGTACTCCACTGAGCTGCCGAAAAGTGTGGAACTGTTCGCAATTATGATGCGTCCGTTGTCGATCTGAGTCGGGGCCTTGCAGTCGATCGCTGGAATAGAAATGATCAATCCAATTATTGGTCCaataaaactcatttaaacaaacACTTGGACAGATACCGACGCGAATGTATGACCATTTCATatgtttgtatgagagcttttatttaccattgTAAAgaggaaatatttgttttttgtttgtaataccttaaaatctactggactgatgtTATAGTAGTAGCATATACAAAGACAGaagaaaccttcaggagtaatatacgcaaatgtttttattatgcttttacCCGATCCGACCCGCGACGGGtctaccagtaaccctgtacaATCTCTCGCATAACGGacatcaatttaatttcacttaCGTATACAAACAGGCGGGGCTCCGGCCCATTGTCCTCTCGGGGAGCATGTCCTGGTCTGGTTGCCTTTGAGGCTGTAGCCCCTGTCGCAGCGGTAGTGCGCCTCCCCGCCGATGCTGAGGGTCGACGTCACCACCACCAGCCCCGCGCTGCCCTTGATTTGGATAGCCGGGTCCGGACACGTGATTTCTGTTGGGAGATAGCGttctcaatataatattagtcttTAGTACCTATGATAGTACGTAGCTGTTAGCACTAAGAACTGTCTTCTAAAGTAGGTATAATGATTTCCTGAAAGACTGATGATGGATACAGTGATTCTTCCATTACTGCTCCTCTCGTGCATTCTTTCTGAAACCGGTTTGTAAGCTTGTTAAAACCATGTCTGGTATTATTGCAATAGTGTCATGTTGTTGGTACTATACTCATAATCGGTTTCAGAACCAAATCCATGTCGTGTGTGTTCATCGCGCCGTTTTCTGACATTTAAAAAGCCGCCAATACCTTTGCATAGCGGCGGCTCTGAGCTCCAAGTGCCGTTGTCCTGGCATAGCCTGCGGGAGACGCCAGTCAGCTGCCAGTGTTCTGCGCACTCGTACAGCGCCGCCGCACCGTAGTAGGTCGCGTTGGTCGCCAGAGTTACTTGCCCGTTCTCCAGTCGTCCGGGGTTGCCGCAGTCCACATCTGATACAAAGagtgaataaattaatcgacgcGACTTTCTCGCTAGAATCATAaaagtcagatgcctttacgCTACTTGAATAAAACTCAGACACCCCAATATTAGCAGATATAAAGACAGAAATTTCAGAGCCTTAGTGCGGATTTGAAATTTACTTTTCACTATTTTTGTAaccagatattatttttagaaacagGCATGCAGGGGAGGGAGGCATGCATACCAGATGGGAAGTAGTTACCGTAATCTATGAACGCCTCCAACACCAGTTACTGTCTCTCAACCTTCAAACCGGCACGCAACGACGCAAACATTGCTGATTGGCGGCAGAAATAGATAAAGAGACAAATCATCTGACAGTTTTCTCGGTGTCTTCCTCAGCTCAGGCAAGCACCAAAGCCCAGGGACAGCATTCCtatattttcttctccacttcgcaaaATCCTTTAAGTCAATTGATGAGAGACTGTCGACACTTTGCAGTATTGAAACTCACATTGGCAACGAGGCGTGGTGCCGCTCCACTGGCCGTTGTCGTCGCAAGTCGACAGACTTTCCCCCACCACCTTGTATCCCCTCTCGCAGCGGTACTTGACTAGTGCTCCGATGCGATACGTGTTGCCGGACGTCGAACTGACGGACGTGCGGATGAGCGTACGTCCGTGCATGCGGTCGTTACCCGTCACGGATACTATACTGTTTTCGGGCACAACGGGGTCGGGACAGCGGatttctgaaattattttaaaatggtaaTAGAAAAgctaattattatatcattttagAACAAGATACGTACAGAGGTTTCGTTGAGAATTTCAGGATatccatttttaataaatatttataaaaataaaataactgcatAAACCTTTTTTtcgttttgaaaaaataatcccCATTTCTTACTCATCAGGTTCGAAAGTCATGCTTTacctaaaaaatatcttactaCACTGTATGACACAGTAggatcctaactaatattataaatgcgaaggttagtttgttacctcttcacgctctaccAACTGAATtttcaatcaatcttcttgaaattttgcatacatgtacctagatttaaatatcgacaaggacatagggtatctttcaacctggaaaattaacgcaggcgaagccgcggctaaaaaaatattgtagtagGCATTGTCACCTTCGCAACGAGGAGAAGAGTCGCTCCATTGGTGGTCCTCAGTGCAGATCCGTCGGACGGGTCCGATGAGGCGGTAGTTGGTGGTACAGGAGTACTGGATCACGCTGCCCAGGTGGGTAGTGCCGTTGAGGAGCTCCGCTGAGCCGTACGGCAGCGACGGCAATTTGCCGCAGTCCACATCTGCAGAATTCGACAATTCCTCTCAACACGACATCACAGAAATGGAGTGTTATGTTTCAAGTTCTTTATACAGAGTGACTTTTTTTAACTGCACAAATTTCGTAAAGCGTATGATGAAACTGAGTCGATGTCCAAAGAAATCGAAACTTCACGACAGAGCAATGGCGCATGGCTCATccagtttttaaatttccttACAATTAAATGAGATCTATGCCGAAAGGGATCATCTCCAGATAAGCTTTTTCCCATCACTGGAAGCCACATAGCGCTTGAACCAGTGAGTATTCCTTGAGAAAGACTTACATTCGCATTTGGGCGAGTCGGCAGACCACTCGCCGTCTTGCTGACACGTGAGAGTGGACTCGCCCAGCAACCTGTGGCCGCGCTCGCAGTGGAAGTCGATGGTTGAGTGCACGTTGTAGTCGTACGCCTCCATGTACCCGCCCGCCGGCACTTCGGGGTCCGGACACGATATCACTGGTTCgaaaaataacagaaaattgtgaaagaaaaaataaattggtaggcacagtcaacagcacatcaagttaccctgcattaACCTCTATGGCGCAGTAATAGGGGCGAGTTAGCAATGAATTTGGTtgggttgatgtgctgttgattttacattaatactaatattgtaaatacgaaagtctCCACTATGTCTTCCGTTTTCACGGCTAtattactggacggattttgatgaaattgtgttatacatataggtagttTAAGAGCAACCAACAAACCAGGTGGGAATATTACAATAGACTACGATAACGTAGAATGTGGCTTGAtatggaaatttaaaaaaatcgtcgTTCGCTTCCCATAAGCCGATcgtgaaattttacttcatgCCATCCACGGATTTGTTTAACGACGTCTAAGTTCGATCATGTATACTCATTCATATCTATTTTAGTCTCTATGAACCACTACGGcattctcatctgagcgtctTGGTTGCTTCTCAGCCGTCGAGCATCGGAGCCTAGGGTCCGCTAAACTACTGCGAAACTAATCTAAAAgccttgcgttactgagtgacttacagacaacgcacagccgaaactaatAGGCGTAGAAAGATGAAATTTAGGtctgtaggggagcactaagaaacgatttcctgaaattcccacgggaaacggattttcactcacatacgaagttgtgggcaaaagctagtaaaatatatgtggTTTAACAAATGCCACACACACGCAATACAGATATTTCAGttacataagtaataaaacatgCCTTAGTCATAGTCAGGTCTAAAATTAGAAGTGTGCTGCTTGCCCCAGAGTCCTAGATTCAGTTCTCACGATAATGAATGACTCTTAACTAAAATTAAGGAACTCATTCGCCTGAGAAACTAATTAGGTGCGTTTTTTATGATGTAACCGAAGTTcatatagttataaaaattgtgatttaaCCATTGATGGATTATCTCAATAAAAATTGGAACCTGTaacttttttatctttctaTTTGACTTGAGGTATGCGTTATGTAATAATCTAACGAATGGTTATGATTAATCTTTGGCAGGATGTTATGAGGAGAATACCTACATAGAAATGGGTCGATATggtatatttgcatacctatctgtctgtatgaacgcgataaacttaaaaactgcCGAACGGATTATTATTGTACGGTTGTCATCTATAGAtagattcctgaggaaggtttggtTTCACCGGAGTGAAGCCCGGACGCGCCGcttgttaattatataatgagACCAGTATCCattaacttttacagaacgattccaatgcaactcagttcaatctaggcacctaaaatgaatcgcattcatactaaaattaagtcgatggtacgaatttgcgatgcagttcagtttaggtcgtatagtggatcgcgttaagagatgatggtaagccccctgaaAGTGAAAACTTACATTCACAAGTAGGTATGTCATGCGACCATTTCCCGTCCCTGTTGCAGGTGATCTCCTCGGCGCCAGCCAGCCAGTAGTCGGCGTCGCAACTGAACTGGGCAACCGACCCGTACGTGGTGGTGCCATTGAGCAGCTGGAAGGAGCCCTTGTGGACCTGCGCGGGAGTGCCGCAGTCCACGTACTTGCAAGACGGGGGAGTACCGGACCACAGCCCGCCGAGAGAACAAGTTACACTCTgaaaatttacacaattttactGCAaacctatatttaatttaatacatacagCATAAGACATAAGAAAGCATAAAACCGAGAAGGATGGAGTTCATTAAAAGAAGTCTAATCCCAGCACTGGAAAAAAGAAGGCTGTCATTAAtgagttataaaataacacactcgataaaaagtattaagaAGAAGAACTGGATATTCTTCTCATAGGCTGGCAACCTTCACAAACAAGCGCGTCATGCAGCTAAATGAGGCCCTCAActttcgcaactcttggccCTGTCAACCCCGTAAGGATTTGATACTGTATTAAGATAATCGAAATACTTGATTATTCAAATTGTTACCAATGCCATCGCGGGTTAGTCCTTGTGGAACTTGTTATAATTACGTTACAGTCATGGAGATAAAATTTACATGTAGTTAAAATGgtcacagtataataaatagcaTCCGACATCCGTTTAGTACTTAGGTTTTAAGtactttaacaattttaataatagtgaGCTATCTACACAGGcgttaaaaacttaaattgaatatatttctttttaaatccTATCCTATTTTAGGGAAGCCAAAAAGCGTAGGCGCAGGGGGAAACCGTGAGAGAGAAAGCGGGACGGTATAATTATTTCCTGCTTGTATTGGGGCAACAGGTTGCTCTCGACGGATATTTGCGGAAAAGgaaggggaggcttttgccagcagtgggacacattaATAGGCTGATCAAATACACTGATCATACTTATTACGAAACAAAGCCGGGTCATCACTTAAGTATTTCCATTACCTCAGTTATCTCACCTTCAGACAATCAACAAAATTACATCCCAAAAAACACGTGATAAATGCcataaatattcttatctaTAAAGACTGTGAGAGAATAAACagataatagttttaaaaacctATTGTTTTGGACAACAAAAAGTGGCCTCGTCCAAATTAGCCCCAAGTGGAGTTCCCAAGGTTACGGGACCTGGCGTCATCGGCGGCGTTGACTACCGACTTCGACAGTGAAAGTGAAGTCGAAGCGGTCACAGActcatattttaaactacaaAAAAGATTGACGCAGTTTTGGCATCAATCAGAAAATTATTACCTATGCTATAATTGAAGGTCGTCtacatattttccaaaaaatctAAGAATAACAAAATCTCAATCCTtagctaatatttattaatgtttatttgttagttaaGTATCTTTCGGTTCGCAGGACCCCTTTACCGTTaggccaccaccgcttcagcggagtaataaaaaaaatagatccGAGTGTTTTGTTTGATGCTCTTTTTCAGACAGAGTAGCTACGTAATACAGAAACTGTACCgtaatatagaaaattttgTCAACAATATACTCTATATTACTCATAgtaatattaactttaaaaataggaACCGacagtaaaaaattacaatcaacCAACGCAAAAATAGAgtgcttttaaaaaatttagcaAAATTTTAACCTAAAGGTTCAAGTGCAGCCTGTTTTTAGCTAAGATTTTCTTCACTTATCCAGTCTGCTCTCGAAAGCGATGGAAAGTAATTTTTCCGCGAAAAAtaaacgaacgaacgaacttGAACTTAACGTCGCTCATCGCAGGCTCTGCGGCGTGACAGCCGACATTCTCGAAGCTGCCACTAGCCAGATATCGCTATGAGCTGTCAAGTTCTCCCTAAAGCCAACTTCCACGTGGAGATAGGTTCGCCGGTggtccaaaaatatttacgttttcctaattttatttgaagtaaGATTCTACTAGAGTGTTTTCAAGATTGTGttcttttttacaagcttttatttaacttgcaatgtaactatgcaTGTACGTCGCTATGTCCCATGTCTCGAGTGGCAACTTGCAATTCAACTTGAGTTTCGACCGATTgaggtgaaattttgtatacacgttagtttggataacaatgcattattatcataagCTTGACCTGACAGTgtacccaggaacggctctaGACGTGGGAAACCTTAACGGCTTACTGCGCGGACACGatattttgtcacacattgaatgcgaTAAGATaccaataaaagcttgtgttaaaattttcatttttgtaaaataaatattctcttCTGCGTAGAAGTAATTGGAGCCTATTTCTTGTCACTTTCATTTATTAACatcgttattttatatattgtttgtttattaggAGGGATGCCTCTATGCTAATACAAGGTGTGTTCGGTTCGCTTCATATGACTTTATTGCAAATTGAAATCGAACTAGTTGGCACTTTGATGGAAATAAAGTAATTGTTTGCGATGACAAATggtaataaatcaaatagtgATCTTACCGGTGGTCCAAACAAGATGAAGCCGTTTTGACAGGTGTAGGTCGCCAAATCCCCCGCCTTGTGCCCGCTGACCGCTACCAAAGCGCCCGCCACAGGCGGTGGGTCGGGACACCAGTCGAACAAACACTTCGCAGCCTCGCCAGACCACGCTCCCTCGTCGCCGCAAACCCTATCAGCTTCTCCGACCAAGGTGTAGTTCTCTCGACAAGAGTAAACTGCCTTTGCACCGTGGGTGGTGCGTGAATCGAC is part of the Plodia interpunctella isolate USDA-ARS_2022_Savannah chromosome Z, ilPloInte3.2, whole genome shotgun sequence genome and harbors:
- the fw gene encoding sushi, von Willebrand factor type A, EGF and pentraxin domain-containing protein 1 — protein: MQVDRLNMLLSVLFWSYALAPATAQVERRCGHPAVPANARVSLPAGAIAPGTIATYECDEGYELFGAHLRECTIRGDWTAEQPFCGTNVAFRKPANQSTTVRGGSASNGNDGEKTTEHDGKRCSETQREASPWWQVDLLRHYAVKVVRVTTRGCCGHQPLQDLEIRVGNSSSDLQRNPLCAWFPGTIDEGVTKTFTCARPLVGQHVFLQLVGVEGSLSLCEVEVFTTEEFSNDRCAPPGASADIELAAFSRNCYEFNVARGGSFEEARKQCRSHGGDLIHGFQGATSSFLTQELERRKVNLKTQLVWIGAQKEPGLTSRTWKWVDGEVVSRPTWGKDQPNNYNGEQNCVVLDGGRAWLWNDVGCNLDYLHWICQYLPPSCGSPDKLLNTTIEGNDYKVGASIAYRCPEGHMLVGDKTRTCEKDGFWSGAAPSCKYVNCGGLTPIQDGEVTLVDSRTTHGAKAVYSCRENYTLVGEADRVCGDEGAWSGEAAKCLFDWCPDPPPVAGALVAVSGHKAGDLATYTCQNGFILFGPPSVTCSLGGLWSGTPPSCKYVDCGTPAQVHKGSFQLLNGTTTYGSVAQFSCDADYWLAGAEEITCNRDGKWSHDIPTCELISCPDPEVPAGGYMEAYDYNVHSTIDFHCERGHRLLGESTLTCQQDGEWSADSPKCEYVDCGKLPSLPYGSAELLNGTTHLGSVIQYSCTTNYRLIGPVRRICTEDHQWSDSSPRCEEIRCPDPVVPENSIVSVTGNDRMHGRTLIRTSVSSTSGNTYRIGALVKYRCERGYKVVGESLSTCDDNGQWSGTTPRCQYVDCGNPGRLENGQVTLATNATYYGAAALYECAEHWQLTGVSRRLCQDNGTWSSEPPLCKEITCPDPAIQIKGSAGLVVVTSTLSIGGEAHYRCDRGYSLKGNQTRTCSPRGQWAGAPPVCIPIDCKAPTQIDNGRIIIANSSTLFGSSVEYHCLPAFQRVGPFLRKCLDDGRWSGDEPSCELVSNEAAENGTLPLSVGVGCGIVLFLLLLLGVVYLRLRKATPVKNTENIEGAERKEDQNAAVMSYATLHDTNGRHIYDHVTDNVYDSPYSERITDNTEYGRRSDTDSAYEPEPTGPNAVVTINGVAVR